The window ACAGCATTCCGGCATGAGGTTCGTGGCGTTCATGCCGAGGTGGATGCAGGACGCCATGTCGCTTATATTCAGGGGCAGGAGGTTCCGCACGTGGACCCATTCAAAGAGGGGGCTTGTCCGACTTTTAAAAAGCGCGGGTTTCGAGGAGTGTGACGTATATTATGGGTTCCCGGATTACCTGAATCCGGAGCTTGTTATAAGTGATAAGGGTATGGAGCATTACCGTTATGTGAGGTCCGCCGGGAAGAAACCATTATGGAAAAAGGCCATACTCCGGGCGATAGAGCATGTGGTGTTTAAAAATATGAAGATGACATTTCTGGCGCCTAGCCTGATCGTTCACGCTAGAAAGGGTAACGTCACTGGAAGAGGGGGGAGATCATGAAAATATTCCTTACCGGCGCGGCGGGTATGCTGGCGGCCGAAGTGATACCGGTATTGAGACGGGAAGGGCACGAACTCATATTGACAGATATAAACAGGCGGCTTCCGGACATAGAAGCGCTTGATGTGACCGACCTCAAGGAAGTGCGACGCCAGATAGAGTCTGCCCGGCCGGATCATGTGTTTCATCTCGGGGCAGAGACCAACGTGGACCTTTGTGAAAAGGACCCGGACCACGCGTTCCGAGTTAACGCGCTTGGTACTGAGAATGTGGCGTTCGCCTGCGCTTCCTGCGGAGCGCGGTTACTTTATATAAGTACGGGTGCCGTCTTCGGCGGTGAAAAGGAAGAGCCGTATACGGAATTCGATGAGCCTGGGCCGGTCAACATATACGGTCACAGTAAATTGCAGGGGGAGATGTTCGTAAGGGAACATCTGGGGAAATATTTTATCGTAAGGGCCGGATGGATGGTGGGCGGATGGGAGTTGGACAAGAAGTTCGTCTATAAGATCATACAGCAGCTCAAGGCCGGGAAGAGAGAGCTTACGGTAGTGGACGATAAGTTCGGGACGCCGACTTTTACCCGGGATTTCGCGGCGAATATATTACGCGTCATAGGTACGGGGCGCTACGGGACATATCACCTGGTCAATAAGGGGACGTGTTCCCGGTATGATATGGCCGAGAAGATCGTGTCGTTCATGGGGCTGGCCGGTAAGGTAACGATGAAAGCGGTGGGTTCGGACAAATACCCTCTTCCAGCTCCGCGCGCCAGGTCCGAGATGATGAGGAACTATAAACTTGAGCTCCTGGGAGAGAATGTTATGCCGGTGTGGGAGGATTCCCTCGCCGCGTACATAAAGGAAAATAAGGACAAGGATTGAGCATGGGGGCGAAGGTTTCCGT of the Candidatus Omnitrophota bacterium genome contains:
- the rfbD gene encoding dTDP-4-dehydrorhamnose reductase, with amino-acid sequence MKIFLTGAAGMLAAEVIPVLRREGHELILTDINRRLPDIEALDVTDLKEVRRQIESARPDHVFHLGAETNVDLCEKDPDHAFRVNALGTENVAFACASCGARLLYISTGAVFGGEKEEPYTEFDEPGPVNIYGHSKLQGEMFVREHLGKYFIVRAGWMVGGWELDKKFVYKIIQQLKAGKRELTVVDDKFGTPTFTRDFAANILRVIGTGRYGTYHLVNKGTCSRYDMAEKIVSFMGLAGKVTMKAVGSDKYPLPAPRARSEMMRNYKLELLGENVMPVWEDSLAAYIKENKDKD